One window from the genome of Scatophagus argus isolate fScaArg1 chromosome 13, fScaArg1.pri, whole genome shotgun sequence encodes:
- the casp8 gene encoding caspase-8 — protein sequence MDRLTLSRIDEELDSSEVAALCFLCRDVVNRKRLEKIEDAKGLFLRLEEKGLLENHLFLSELLRTIRRADLLNLLETDSRRPEETDSNPMLSDYRVLLYQVYEDLTKENLNKMKFLLIDKLNRRQIEACNTALDVFVEMERTGSLSNTKLDVLHDLLLKLDQQLASTVQDYRRRLTQMPQPTPQPHVSMDHQNINNTPQPKHASLSVSESEPSDVGQNVYSDAESVTVISSLYDQTEYYALSHNPRGMCVVINNEKFLGKELKNRAGTQQDECALRNLFTRLGFTMVVHNNLTADDMRHVLRELGTRNFRDHDALVVCVLSHGENGCVFGTDEEQVSLRELTQPFTSGRAPTLVGKPKLFFIQACQGSGYQRGSMPYPSASQEKDGNGSRLEEDAGRVYAETVPSDADFLLGMATVPEYKSFRNTSTGSIYIQELCIQLTKAAESPEEDDILSVLTRVNREVSKGEFLRYKQMPEPKYTLTKKLVLKFV from the exons ATGGACAGGCTAACGCTGTCCCGCATAGATGAGGAGCTGGACTCCTCTGAGGTGGCCGCTCTCTGCTTCTTGTGTCGTGATGTTGTCAACAGGAAACGCCTGGAGAAG ATCGAGGATGCAAAGGGGCTGTTTTTGAGACTAGAAGAAAAAGGTCTGCTGGAGAACCACTTGTTCCTTTCAGAGCTGCTCCGAACTATCCGTCGAGCAGATCTCCTCAACCTcctggagacagacagcaggcgACCAGAAGAAACCGATTCAAATCCCATGCTGTCAGATTACAG gGTGCTGCTGTACCAGGTATATGAGGACCTCACTAAGGAGAATCTGAACAAGATGAAGTTCTTGTTAATCGACAAGCTGAACAGAAGACAAATTGAGGCTTGCAAT ACAGCACTGGATGTATTTGTAGAAATGGAAAGGACTGGTTCTCTATCAAATACAAAACTTGATGTGCTACATGATCTACTACTGAAACTGGACCAACAGCTGGCATCAACTGTACAAGACTACAGGCGCA gaCTAACCCAAATGCCTCAACCTACACCACAACCTCACGTTAGCATGGATCACCAg AATATCAACAACACCCCTCAGCCGAAACATGCTTCTCTATCCGTATCTGAGAGTGAGCCAAGTG ATGTAGGACAGAACGTTTACTCCGATGCAGAATCAGTCACCGTTATCTCCTCTCTTTATGATCAG ACAGAGTACTATGCCCTGAGTCATAACCCTCGTGGTATGTGTGTGGTCATTAACAATGAGAAGTTCCTGGGAAAAGAGCTGAAAAATAGAGCAGGAACCCAGCAGGATGAGT GCGCACTGCGCAACCTGTTCACCCGCCTTGGCTTTACTATGGTGGTGCACAACAACTTGACTGCAGACGACATGCGACATGTACTAAGAGAGCTTGGCACACGGAATTTTCGGGATCACGATGCTTTG GTGGTATGCGTGCTTTCCCATGGAGAAAACGGATGTGTGTTTGGTACTGATGAGGAGCAGGTGTCCTTGCGAGAGCTGACTCAGCCCTTCACGAGCGGACGAGCTCCCACCTTGGTGGGGAAGCCCAAACTGTTCTTCATCCAAGCGTGTCAGGGAAGCGGTTACCAGAGGGGATCCATGCCGTACCCAAGTGCAAGTCAGGAGAAGGATGGCAATGGGAGTCGCCTGGAGGAAGATGCAGGTCGTGTGTATGCCGAGACAGTGCCTTCTGATGCTGACTTCCTGCTGGGCATGGCCACTGTGCCAGAGTACAAGTCATTTCGGAACACATCCACAGGCTCCATCTACATCCAGGAGCTGTGCATACAGCTGACAAAGGCAGCAGAAAG CCCGGAGGAGGATGACATACTCAGCGTCCTGACACGTGTGAACAGGGAGGTCAGCAAAGGAGAATTTTTACGCTACAAACAAATGCCAGAGCCTAAATACACGCTCACTAAGAAGCTCGTCCTCAAATTTGTGTGA